Proteins encoded in a region of the Streptomyces violaceoruber genome:
- the pssA gene encoding CDP-diacylglycerol--serine O-phosphatidyltransferase: MPEADEVDDEEEMPLSLRLSIADTLTLGNATCGFMAVYFTTTGILIPHLMGSDESGMARHSAATAVILMLCAAIFDLFDGLVARKLRSSPMGAELDNLSDLISFGLAPAYFVLVYGMVADDAYQRVAAVGAIVVLLAVVLRLARFSCVTVKDGTFQGMPSPFGALTVVSIVLLELPFVATLLAILGTAWLMVSRVEYPKPRGRLAVAMLSWIVLSMGLLAGWAFDAPSGQLLLQTGCALQLVMGAVIPLFATARRVNNFRDNRREARAAQLP, encoded by the coding sequence GTGCCGGAGGCCGACGAGGTGGACGACGAGGAGGAGATGCCGCTCTCGCTCCGCCTGTCGATAGCGGACACGCTCACGCTCGGCAACGCCACGTGCGGCTTCATGGCGGTGTACTTCACCACCACCGGCATCCTGATCCCGCACCTCATGGGCAGCGACGAGTCGGGCATGGCCCGGCACAGCGCGGCCACCGCGGTCATCCTGATGCTGTGCGCGGCGATCTTCGACCTGTTCGACGGTCTGGTCGCCCGCAAGCTGCGGTCCTCGCCGATGGGCGCGGAGCTGGACAACCTCTCCGACCTGATCAGCTTCGGCCTCGCGCCGGCGTACTTCGTCCTCGTCTACGGCATGGTCGCGGACGACGCCTACCAGCGGGTGGCGGCGGTGGGGGCGATCGTGGTGCTGCTGGCGGTGGTGCTGCGGCTCGCGCGGTTCTCCTGCGTCACCGTCAAGGACGGCACCTTCCAGGGCATGCCGTCGCCGTTCGGGGCGCTGACGGTGGTGTCGATCGTGCTGCTCGAGCTGCCGTTCGTGGCGACGCTGCTGGCGATCCTGGGCACGGCCTGGCTGATGGTGAGCCGGGTCGAGTACCCGAAGCCGCGGGGGCGGCTCGCGGTGGCGATGCTGTCCTGGATCGTCCTGTCGATGGGGCTGCTGGCCGGCTGGGCGTTCGACGCGCCGAGCGGGCAGCTGCTGCTGCAGACGGGGTGTGCGCTGCAGCTGGTGATGGGGGCGGTGATCCCGCTGTTCGCCACCGCTCGCAGGGTGAACAATTTCCGTGACAACCGACGGGAGGCGCGGGCGGCGCAGTTGCCGTAG
- the ccrA gene encoding crotonyl-CoA carboxylase/reductase, with the protein MKDILDAIQSPDSTPADIAALPLPESYRAITVHKDETEMFAGLETRDKDPRKSIHLDDVPVPELGPGEALVAVMASSVNYNSVWTSIFEPLSTFGFLERYGRVSDLAKRHDLPYHVIGSDLAGVVLRTGPGVNAWQAGDEVVAHCLSVELESSDGHNDTMLDPEQRIWGFETNFGGLAEIALVKSNQLMPKPDHLSWEEAAAPGLVNSTAYRQLVSRNGAGMKQGDNVLIWGASGGLGSYATQFALAGGANPICVVSSPQKAEICRAMGAEAIIDRNAEGYRFWKDENTQDPKEWKRFGKRIRELTGGEDIDIVFEHPGRETFGASVFVTRKGGTITTCASTSGYMHEYDNRYLWMSLKRIIGSHFANYREAWEANRLIAKGRIHPTLSKVYSLEDTGQAAYDVHRNLHQGKVGVLCLAPEEGAGVRDREKRAQHLDAINRFRNI; encoded by the coding sequence GTGAAGGACATCCTGGACGCGATCCAGTCGCCCGACTCCACGCCGGCCGACATCGCCGCACTGCCGCTCCCCGAGTCGTACCGCGCGATCACCGTGCACAAGGACGAGACCGAGATGTTCGCGGGCCTCGAGACCCGCGACAAGGACCCCCGCAAGTCGATCCACCTGGACGACGTGCCGGTGCCCGAGCTGGGCCCCGGCGAGGCCCTGGTGGCCGTCATGGCCTCCTCGGTCAACTACAACTCGGTGTGGACCTCGATCTTCGAGCCGCTGTCCACCTTCGGGTTCCTGGAGCGCTACGGCCGGGTCAGCGACCTCGCCAAGCGGCACGACCTGCCGTACCACGTCATCGGCTCCGACCTCGCCGGTGTCGTCCTGCGCACCGGTCCGGGCGTCAACGCCTGGCAGGCGGGCGACGAGGTCGTCGCGCACTGCCTCTCCGTCGAGCTGGAGTCCTCCGACGGCCACAACGACACGATGCTCGACCCCGAGCAGCGCATCTGGGGCTTCGAGACCAACTTCGGCGGCCTCGCGGAGATCGCGCTGGTCAAGTCCAACCAGCTGATGCCGAAGCCGGACCACCTGAGCTGGGAGGAGGCCGCCGCTCCCGGCCTGGTCAACTCCACCGCGTACCGCCAGCTCGTCTCCCGCAACGGCGCCGGCATGAAGCAGGGCGACAACGTGCTCATCTGGGGCGCGAGCGGCGGACTCGGCTCGTACGCCACCCAGTTCGCCCTCGCCGGCGGCGCCAACCCGATCTGCGTCGTCTCCTCGCCGCAGAAGGCGGAGATCTGCCGCGCGATGGGCGCCGAGGCGATCATCGACCGCAACGCCGAGGGCTACCGGTTCTGGAAGGACGAGAACACCCAGGACCCGAAGGAGTGGAAGCGCTTCGGCAAGCGCATCCGCGAACTGACCGGCGGCGAGGACATCGACATCGTCTTCGAGCACCCCGGCCGCGAGACCTTCGGCGCCTCCGTCTTCGTCACCCGCAAGGGCGGCACCATCACCACCTGCGCCTCGACCTCGGGCTACATGCACGAGTACGACAACCGCTACCTGTGGATGTCCCTGAAGCGCATCATCGGCTCGCACTTCGCCAACTACCGCGAGGCCTGGGAGGCCAACCGCCTCATCGCCAAGGGCAGGATCCACCCCACGCTCTCCAAGGTGTACTCCCTCGAGGACACCGGCCAGGCCGCCTACGACGTCCACCGCAACCTCCACCAGGGCAAGGTCGGCGTGCTGTGCCTGGCGCCCGAGGAGGGCGCGGGCGTGCGCGACCGGGAGAAGCGCGCGCAGCACCTCGACGCCATCAACCGCTTCCGGAACATCTGA
- a CDS encoding glycerate kinase: protein MADAAVDGTRRVLVAADKFKGSLTAVEVAERVTAGLRRVVPDVLVEALPVADGGDGTVAAAVAAGFERREAPVAGPLGEEVTAAYALRGDTAVVEMAEASGLQRLPEGVLAPLTSSTYGSGELLRAALDAGARTIVFGVGGSATTDGGAGMLAALGARFPDGNGEPVAPGGGGLAGLVSADLSGLDSRLSDVELVLASDVDNPLTGPKGAPAVYGPQKGASPDDVTALDAALAHFAKVLERTEGVGARAAEYAASPGAGAAGGIGFGAMLLGARFRPGIEVMLDVLGFAPALERADLVITGEGSLDEQTLHGKAPAGVAAAARAAGKEVVAVCGRLALPAEVLGRAGIRRAYPLTDVEPDVAKCIADAGPILERVAESIARDFLA from the coding sequence GTGGCTGACGCTGCTGTGGACGGGACCCGCCGGGTACTCGTCGCCGCGGACAAGTTCAAGGGCTCGCTGACGGCCGTCGAGGTCGCCGAGCGCGTCACGGCCGGACTGCGCCGCGTCGTGCCGGACGTCCTGGTCGAGGCGCTGCCCGTCGCCGACGGCGGCGACGGCACGGTGGCCGCCGCGGTCGCGGCCGGATTCGAACGCCGGGAGGCACCGGTCGCCGGTCCCCTCGGCGAGGAGGTGACGGCGGCGTACGCGCTGCGCGGCGACACCGCCGTCGTGGAGATGGCCGAGGCCAGCGGCCTCCAGCGGCTCCCGGAAGGCGTTCTCGCGCCGCTGACGTCGTCCACGTACGGCTCGGGCGAGCTGCTGCGGGCCGCACTGGACGCGGGGGCGCGGACGATCGTGTTCGGGGTCGGCGGCAGCGCCACCACGGACGGCGGCGCCGGGATGCTGGCCGCGCTCGGGGCGCGGTTCCCGGACGGGAACGGCGAGCCGGTCGCGCCGGGCGGGGGCGGTCTCGCGGGGCTGGTCTCGGCCGACCTGTCGGGCCTCGACTCCCGCCTGTCCGACGTGGAGCTGGTGCTCGCCAGCGACGTCGACAATCCGCTGACCGGGCCGAAGGGCGCCCCGGCCGTCTACGGGCCGCAGAAGGGTGCCTCGCCGGACGACGTGACGGCCCTGGACGCGGCCCTCGCGCACTTCGCGAAGGTGCTGGAGCGGACGGAGGGCGTGGGCGCGCGGGCCGCCGAGTACGCCGCGTCGCCGGGCGCGGGTGCGGCGGGCGGCATCGGGTTCGGCGCGATGCTGCTGGGCGCGCGGTTCCGGCCCGGCATCGAGGTGATGCTGGACGTGCTGGGCTTCGCGCCGGCGCTGGAGCGGGCGGACCTGGTGATCACCGGGGAGGGCTCGCTGGACGAGCAGACCCTGCACGGGAAGGCACCGGCGGGTGTCGCGGCGGCGGCACGGGCCGCGGGCAAGGAGGTCGTCGCGGTGTGCGGGCGCCTGGCGCTGCCGGCGGAGGTGCTGGGGCGGGCCGGGATCCGGCGGGCGTATCCGCTGACGGACGTCGAGCCGGACGTCGCGAAGTGCATCGCGGACGCGGGGCCGATCCTGGAGCGGGTGGCCGAGTCCATCGCGCGGGACTTCCTGGCCTAG
- a CDS encoding Sir2 family NAD-dependent protein deacetylase, protein MTGKPLVAILSGAGVSTDSGIPDYRGPNGLWRRDPEAEKLVTYEYYMGDPEIRRRSWLMRRDSAALHAEPNAAHRAVADLERRGVPVRVLTQNVDGLHQLAGVSARKVLELHGTARDCVCTGCGARGPMADVLARIEAGEDDPPCLDCGGVLKTATVMFGERLDPVVLGEAAAISKACQVFVAVGTSLQVEPAAGLARVAVEHGARLVVVNAEPTPYDELADEVIREPIGSALPALLRGLG, encoded by the coding sequence ATGACCGGCAAGCCTCTCGTCGCCATCCTCAGCGGTGCCGGCGTCTCCACCGACTCCGGCATTCCCGACTACCGCGGTCCGAACGGACTGTGGCGGCGCGACCCGGAGGCCGAGAAGCTCGTCACGTACGAGTACTACATGGGCGATCCGGAGATCAGGCGGCGCTCCTGGCTGATGCGGCGGGACAGCGCCGCGCTGCACGCCGAGCCGAACGCGGCGCACCGCGCGGTGGCCGACCTGGAGCGGCGCGGGGTACCGGTCCGCGTGCTCACGCAGAACGTGGACGGTCTGCACCAGCTCGCCGGGGTCTCCGCCCGCAAGGTCCTCGAACTGCACGGCACCGCGCGCGACTGCGTGTGCACCGGCTGCGGGGCCCGGGGCCCGATGGCGGACGTGCTGGCCCGGATCGAGGCCGGTGAGGACGATCCGCCGTGCCTGGACTGCGGCGGCGTCCTGAAGACGGCGACCGTGATGTTCGGCGAACGCCTCGACCCGGTGGTGCTGGGCGAGGCGGCCGCCATCAGCAAGGCGTGCCAGGTGTTCGTCGCGGTCGGCACCAGTCTCCAGGTGGAGCCCGCCGCCGGACTGGCCCGGGTCGCCGTCGAGCACGGGGCCCGGCTGGTCGTCGTCAACGCGGAGCCGACGCCGTACGACGAGCTGGCCGACGAAGTGATCCGGGAGCCGATCGGCTCAGCCCTGCCCGCGCTGCTGCGCGGGCTGGGCTGA
- a CDS encoding HpcH/HpaI aldolase/citrate lyase family protein, with translation MTTVNRPPVSHHHPQTASLRDGTSRLRPRRSCLAVPGSNPRFLEKAQGLPADQVFLDLEDACAPLAKPEARHTIVKFLNEGDWTGKTRVVRVNDWTTEWTYRDVVTVVEGAGPNLDCIMLPKVQDAQQVVALDLLLTQIEKTMGFEVGRIGIEAQIENAQGLNNVNEIAQASPRVETIIFGPADFMASINMKSLVVGEQPPGYPADAYHFILMKILMAARANNLQAIDGPYLQIRNVDGYREVAQRAAALGFDGKWVLHPGQVEASNEIFSPSQEDYDHAELILDAYDYYTSEAGGKKGSAMLGDEMIDEASRKMALVVSGKGRAAGMRRTSKFEIPEG, from the coding sequence ATGACCACGGTCAACCGCCCGCCCGTCTCCCACCACCACCCTCAGACGGCGTCCCTGCGGGACGGCACCTCTCGCCTTCGCCCCCGGCGTTCCTGCCTGGCGGTCCCGGGAAGCAACCCCCGCTTCCTGGAGAAGGCCCAGGGCCTCCCCGCCGACCAGGTCTTCCTCGACCTGGAGGACGCCTGCGCGCCGCTCGCCAAGCCGGAGGCGCGGCACACCATCGTCAAGTTCCTCAACGAGGGCGACTGGACCGGCAAGACCCGCGTCGTGCGCGTCAACGACTGGACGACCGAGTGGACGTACCGGGACGTCGTGACGGTGGTGGAGGGCGCCGGCCCGAACCTGGACTGCATCATGCTCCCCAAGGTCCAGGACGCCCAGCAGGTCGTCGCCCTCGACCTCCTCCTGACCCAGATCGAGAAGACGATGGGCTTCGAGGTCGGCCGGATCGGCATCGAGGCGCAGATCGAGAACGCGCAGGGTCTCAACAACGTCAACGAGATCGCCCAGGCGAGCCCGCGCGTGGAGACCATCATCTTCGGCCCGGCCGACTTCATGGCGTCCATCAACATGAAGTCCCTGGTCGTGGGCGAGCAGCCGCCCGGCTACCCGGCCGACGCCTACCACTTCATCCTGATGAAGATCCTGATGGCCGCCCGCGCCAACAACCTCCAGGCGATCGACGGCCCCTACCTCCAGATCCGCAACGTGGACGGCTACCGCGAGGTCGCCCAGCGCGCCGCCGCCCTCGGTTTCGACGGCAAGTGGGTGCTGCACCCGGGCCAGGTCGAGGCGTCCAACGAGATCTTCTCGCCCTCCCAGGAGGACTACGACCACGCCGAGCTGATCCTGGACGCGTACGACTACTACACGTCCGAGGCGGGCGGCAAGAAGGGCTCGGCGATGCTCGGCGACGAGATGATCGACGAGGCCAGCCGCAAGATGGCGCTGGTCGTCTCCGGCAAGGGACGTGCCGCGGGCATGCGGCGTACGTCGAAGTTCGAGATCCCGGAGGGCTGA
- a CDS encoding acyl-CoA dehydrogenase family protein translates to MSRLAQTHGLTDVQREILSTVRDFVDKEIIPVATELEHRDEYPQDIVDGLKELGLFGLMIPEEYGGLGESLLTYALCVEEIARGWMSVSGIINTHFIVAYMLKQHGTQEQKDHFLPRMAAGDIRGAFSMSEPALGSDVSAISSKAVRDGEEYVLNGQKMWLTNGGTSSLVAVLVKSDEGHPEGTAPHKSMTTFLVEKEPGFGEVRPGLTIPGKIDKMGYKGVDTTELIMDGLRIPANRVLGGVTGRGFYQMMDGVEVGRVNVAARGCGVAQRAFELGVRYAQQRHTFGKQIAQHQAIQFKLAEMATKVEAAHAMMVNAARKKDSGERNDLEAGMAKYLASEYCKEVVEDAFRIHGGYGFSKEYEIERLYREAPMLLIGEGTAEIQKMIIGRRLLEEYRFQG, encoded by the coding sequence ATGAGCCGCCTCGCCCAGACCCACGGCCTCACGGACGTCCAGCGGGAGATCCTCTCCACCGTCCGGGACTTCGTGGACAAGGAGATCATCCCGGTCGCCACCGAGCTGGAGCACCGGGACGAGTACCCGCAGGACATCGTGGACGGGCTGAAGGAACTCGGCCTGTTCGGCCTGATGATTCCCGAGGAGTACGGGGGCCTGGGCGAGTCGCTCCTGACCTACGCCCTGTGCGTGGAGGAGATCGCCCGCGGCTGGATGTCGGTGTCCGGCATCATCAACACGCACTTCATCGTGGCGTACATGCTCAAGCAGCACGGCACGCAGGAGCAGAAGGACCACTTCCTGCCCCGCATGGCCGCCGGGGACATCCGGGGCGCCTTCTCGATGTCCGAGCCGGCGCTGGGCTCCGACGTGTCGGCGATCTCCTCGAAGGCGGTGCGGGACGGCGAGGAGTACGTCCTGAACGGCCAGAAGATGTGGCTGACGAACGGCGGTACGTCGTCGCTGGTGGCCGTACTGGTGAAAAGTGACGAGGGTCACCCGGAGGGCACGGCCCCGCACAAGTCCATGACGACCTTCCTGGTGGAGAAGGAACCCGGTTTCGGCGAGGTCCGGCCGGGCCTGACCATCCCCGGGAAGATCGACAAGATGGGCTACAAGGGTGTCGACACCACCGAGCTCATCATGGACGGCCTGCGCATTCCGGCCAATCGGGTGCTCGGCGGCGTCACCGGCCGAGGTTTTTACCAAATGATGGACGGCGTCGAGGTCGGCCGCGTCAACGTGGCGGCCCGTGGCTGCGGCGTCGCTCAGCGTGCCTTCGAACTCGGCGTCCGGTACGCCCAGCAGCGTCACACTTTCGGCAAGCAGATCGCCCAGCACCAGGCCATCCAGTTCAAGCTCGCGGAGATGGCTACCAAGGTGGAGGCGGCGCATGCGATGATGGTGAACGCTGCGCGCAAAAAGGACTCGGGCGAACGAAACGACCTGGAAGCGGGGATGGCCAAGTACCTCGCCTCCGAGTACTGCAAGGAGGTCGTGGAGGACGCCTTCCGGATCCACGGCGGGTACGGCTTCTCCAAGGAGTACGAGATCGAGCGCCTCTACCGCGAGGCGCCGATGCTGCTCATCGGTGAAGGCACCGCCGAGATCCAGAAAATGATCATCGGCCGCCGACTGCTCGAAGAGTATCGATTCCAGGGTTAG
- a CDS encoding protein meaA, whose product MTERHKDRPWLMRTYAGHSTAEASNELYRRNLAKGQTGLSVAFDLPTQTGYDSDHVLARGEVGRVGVPVAHLGDMRRLFQDIPLEQMNTSMTINATAMWLLALYQVVAEEQGADLTKLQGTTQNDIVKEYLSRGTHVFPPGPSLRLTTDMIAYTVSHLPKWNPINICSYHLQEAGATPVQEIAYAMSTAIAVLDAVRDSGQVPQERMGDVVGRISFFVNAGVRFVEEMCKMRAFGRIWDRVTRERYGIENPKHRRFRYGVQVNSLGLTEAQPENNVQRIVLEMLAVTLSKDARARAVQLPAWNEALGLPRPWDQQWSLRIQQVLAHESDLLEYEDLFEGSKVVEAKVDELVEAAFAEIERIQEMGGAMAAVESGYLKSQLVASHAERRARIESGEEKIIGVNAFEGTEPNPLTADLDTAIQTVDPAVEARVIASLHNWRDTRYQPPFNHPRPCKALEKLKEAARGTGNLMEATLECARAGATTGEWAGALREVFGEFRAPTGVSSAPVAVTAEEGSALSQVRRKVELTAKEMEVGKLRFLVGKPGLDGHSNGAEQIAVRARDAGFEVVYQGIRLTPEQIVDAALAEDVHAVGLSILSGSHAQLVPDVLERLRVAGATDIPVIAGGIIPNGDAEDLRAAGVAAVFTPKDFDITGIIGRIVDEIRYANKLDPLEVPA is encoded by the coding sequence ATGACTGAGCGTCACAAGGACCGGCCGTGGCTCATGCGCACCTACGCCGGTCACTCCACGGCCGAGGCGTCCAACGAGCTGTACCGGCGCAACCTCGCCAAGGGCCAGACGGGTCTGTCGGTCGCCTTCGACCTGCCGACCCAGACCGGCTACGACTCCGACCACGTCCTCGCCCGCGGCGAGGTCGGCCGGGTCGGCGTGCCGGTCGCGCACCTCGGTGACATGCGCCGGCTGTTCCAGGACATCCCGCTGGAGCAGATGAACACCTCGATGACCATCAACGCCACGGCCATGTGGCTGCTGGCGCTCTACCAGGTCGTCGCGGAGGAGCAGGGCGCGGACCTCACCAAGCTCCAGGGCACGACCCAGAACGACATCGTCAAGGAGTACCTGTCCCGGGGGACGCACGTCTTCCCGCCGGGACCGTCGCTCCGCCTGACGACGGACATGATCGCGTACACGGTGTCCCACCTGCCCAAGTGGAACCCGATCAACATCTGCAGCTACCACCTGCAAGAGGCGGGCGCCACGCCGGTGCAGGAGATCGCGTACGCGATGTCCACCGCGATCGCCGTGCTCGACGCGGTGCGGGACAGCGGCCAGGTGCCGCAGGAGCGCATGGGCGACGTGGTCGGCCGCATCTCCTTCTTCGTGAACGCGGGCGTCCGCTTCGTCGAGGAGATGTGCAAGATGCGCGCCTTCGGCCGCATCTGGGACCGCGTCACCCGCGAGCGCTACGGCATCGAGAACCCCAAGCACCGCCGCTTCCGCTACGGCGTCCAGGTCAACTCCCTGGGCCTGACCGAGGCGCAGCCGGAGAACAACGTGCAGCGGATCGTGCTGGAGATGCTGGCGGTCACCCTCTCCAAGGACGCACGCGCGCGTGCCGTGCAGCTGCCGGCCTGGAACGAGGCGCTGGGCCTGCCCCGGCCCTGGGACCAGCAGTGGTCGCTGCGCATCCAGCAGGTGCTGGCGCACGAGAGCGACCTGCTGGAGTACGAGGACCTCTTCGAGGGCTCGAAGGTGGTCGAGGCGAAGGTCGACGAGCTGGTCGAGGCGGCCTTCGCGGAGATCGAACGCATCCAGGAGATGGGCGGCGCGATGGCCGCCGTCGAGTCCGGCTACCTCAAGTCCCAGCTGGTGGCCTCGCACGCCGAGCGCCGGGCCCGGATCGAGTCCGGCGAGGAGAAGATCATCGGTGTCAACGCCTTCGAGGGCACCGAGCCCAACCCGCTGACCGCCGACCTGGACACCGCGATCCAGACGGTCGACCCGGCGGTGGAGGCCCGTGTCATCGCCTCGCTGCACAACTGGCGGGACACGCGGTACCAACCGCCCTTCAACCACCCGCGCCCCTGCAAGGCGCTGGAGAAGCTGAAGGAGGCGGCACGCGGCACCGGCAACCTCATGGAGGCCACCCTGGAGTGCGCCCGCGCCGGTGCCACGACCGGCGAGTGGGCCGGGGCGCTGCGCGAGGTCTTCGGCGAGTTCCGGGCGCCGACCGGCGTGTCCTCGGCGCCGGTCGCGGTCACCGCGGAGGAGGGTTCGGCCCTGTCTCAGGTGCGCCGCAAGGTGGAGCTGACGGCCAAGGAGATGGAGGTCGGCAAGCTCCGCTTCCTGGTCGGCAAGCCCGGCCTGGACGGCCACTCCAACGGCGCCGAGCAGATCGCCGTGCGCGCCCGCGACGCCGGCTTCGAGGTGGTCTACCAGGGCATCCGGCTCACCCCGGAGCAGATCGTGGACGCCGCCCTCGCGGAGGACGTGCACGCGGTGGGCCTGTCCATCCTGTCCGGCTCGCACGCCCAACTGGTGCCGGACGTACTCGAACGGCTCCGTGTGGCCGGTGCCACAGACATCCCGGTGATCGCCGGTGGCATCATCCCGAACGGTGACGCCGAGGACCTGCGGGCCGCGGGAGTGGCCGCGGTCTTCACCCCGAAGGACTTCGACATCACCGGCATCATCGGCCGGATCGTCGACGAGATCCGGTACGCGAACAAGCTCGACCCCCTGGAGGTCCCCGCATGA
- a CDS encoding MaoC family dehydratase translates to MQFGRTYEEFEVGATYKHWPGKTVTEYDDHLFCLLTMNHHPLHMDANYAEKTTDFGKNVVVGNYIYSLLLGMSVPDVSGKAIANLEIESLKHVAPTFHGDTVYGQTTVLDKWPSKSKNDRGIVHVETKGYKQDGTLVCVFRRKVMVPTETYTKERGGEQPGRPEPKEQGK, encoded by the coding sequence ATGCAGTTCGGACGCACCTACGAGGAGTTCGAGGTCGGGGCGACGTACAAGCACTGGCCGGGGAAGACGGTCACGGAGTACGACGACCACCTGTTCTGTCTGCTCACCATGAACCACCACCCGCTCCACATGGACGCCAACTACGCCGAGAAGACGACGGACTTCGGCAAGAACGTGGTGGTCGGCAACTACATCTACTCGCTCCTGCTCGGCATGTCCGTCCCGGACGTGTCCGGCAAGGCGATCGCCAACCTGGAGATCGAGTCGCTCAAGCACGTGGCGCCGACCTTCCACGGGGACACGGTCTACGGCCAGACGACCGTGCTCGACAAGTGGCCCTCCAAGTCGAAGAACGACCGCGGCATCGTCCACGTCGAGACCAAGGGCTACAAGCAGGACGGCACCCTGGTCTGCGTCTTCCGCCGCAAGGTGATGGTGCCGACCGAGACGTACACCAAGGAGCGCGGCGGCGAGCAGCCCGGCCGGCCCGAGCCGAAGGAACAGGGGAAGTAG
- a CDS encoding NUDIX domain-containing protein, producing the protein MTTADYATYIAGLPRVLAGAAAVFRDAAGRVLLVEPNYREGWALPGGTIESGDGESPRRGAWRETLEEIGLDVRIGRLLAVDWSNGAGRPPIVAYLYDGGVLSEDDLKAIRLQEEELLSWRLVPRAELGAHLLGSLHGRVLAALDVLADGSGTAELEDGVRVDR; encoded by the coding sequence ATGACCACTGCTGACTACGCCACCTACATCGCCGGTCTGCCCCGCGTCCTCGCCGGTGCCGCCGCGGTCTTCCGGGACGCCGCGGGGCGCGTGCTGCTCGTCGAGCCGAACTACCGCGAGGGGTGGGCGCTGCCCGGCGGGACGATCGAGTCCGGGGACGGGGAGAGCCCGCGGCGGGGCGCGTGGCGGGAGACCCTGGAGGAGATCGGACTCGACGTGCGGATCGGCCGGCTGCTCGCGGTGGACTGGTCGAACGGGGCGGGCAGGCCGCCGATCGTGGCGTACCTGTACGACGGCGGGGTGCTGTCGGAGGACGATCTCAAGGCGATCCGGTTGCAGGAGGAGGAGCTGCTGTCCTGGCGGCTGGTGCCGCGCGCGGAACTCGGCGCCCACCTGCTCGGTTCCCTGCACGGCCGGGTGCTGGCCGCGCTGGACGTCCTGGCGGACGGCTCCGGCACGGCCGAGCTGGAGGACGGCGTGCGGGTCGACCGATAA
- a CDS encoding phosphatidylserine decarboxylase codes for MPHSQTSAPRDSLAGVRLARGASPWLLPTVATAAVSLLRARRSGTAKAVAVPATALAAGMLWFFRDPEREITQGRVVSPADGVVQSIMPWKDGRTRVAIFMSPLNVHVNRAPLAGTVTSVEHVPGGFVPAFNKESENNERVVWHFDTELGDIEMIQIAGAVARRIVPYVPQGTKVEQGERVGLIRFGSRVDLYLPEGVEVDVEVGQKTVAGVTRIDRD; via the coding sequence ATGCCCCACAGCCAAACCTCTGCACCTCGCGACAGCCTCGCCGGCGTACGCCTCGCGCGCGGAGCCTCGCCGTGGCTTCTGCCGACCGTCGCCACCGCAGCCGTCAGCCTCCTGCGGGCCCGCCGTTCCGGCACCGCCAAGGCCGTCGCCGTCCCCGCCACCGCGCTCGCGGCGGGGATGCTGTGGTTCTTCCGCGACCCCGAGCGCGAGATCACCCAGGGCCGGGTCGTCTCGCCCGCCGACGGTGTGGTGCAGAGCATCATGCCGTGGAAGGACGGTCGCACCCGCGTCGCGATCTTCATGAGCCCGCTCAACGTCCACGTCAACCGCGCCCCGCTGGCGGGCACGGTGACGTCGGTCGAGCACGTGCCGGGCGGCTTCGTTCCCGCTTTCAACAAGGAGAGCGAGAACAACGAGCGCGTCGTGTGGCACTTCGACACCGAGCTCGGCGACATCGAGATGATCCAGATCGCCGGCGCGGTGGCCCGCCGCATCGTCCCGTACGTGCCCCAGGGCACCAAGGTCGAGCAGGGCGAGCGGGTCGGTCTGATCCGCTTCGGCTCCCGCGTCGACCTGTACCTGCCGGAGGGTGTCGAGGTGGATGTAGAGGTGGGTCAGAAGACGGTGGCTGGGGTGACTCGAATTGACCGTGATTGA